Genomic window (Candidatus Methylomirabilota bacterium):
TGTGCCCGCTCAACCACCCGGGCAGGCTCGTGTAGAGCGCGGCGCGCCCCCAGACGATCGCGACCAGCTCGTTGAAGAACAGGATCAGGCCGAAGGTGGCCAGCACCTGATCGAGGTGGTCCCGCTCGTAGAGCGTCCGGAGGGCAACGACCTCCACCACGATGCCGACCACCAGCGTGGCGGCCAGCGCCAGCGGCACCGCTACCAGGAACGATCCCGTCCACTGGTGGAACCCGGTGGCCAGGTAGGCCCCGACCATATAGAGCGAGCCGTGGGCGAGGTTGACCAGGTTCATGATCCCGAAGACCAGCGTCAGCCCGGCGGCCATCAGGAGCAGCATGACACCGTACTGCAGGCCGTTGAGGGTCTGCTCGAGGACGAGGAGGATCATCGCGCGGGCCCAAAAAAAGGGGGCGCGGTGATCCCGCGCCCCGCCTGCCGCACCGCGGACGCGACTACCACTTCATCCCGCATTCCTGGTGGTAGGCGTCCTTGTGGTTCTCGAACACCGCCTTCTGGGTCTGCATGACGATCTCGCCGTCCGGCGCCTGCACCGCCCGGAGCAGGTAGAAGTTCTGGATCGGGAAGTGGTTCACGTTGTACGCGTACTTGCCGCGAGTCGACTTGTAATCGGCCTTCCGCATGGCGGCGATCATGCCCTTCTTGTTGGCGAGGTCGCCCTTGACCGCCCGCACCGCGGAGTCGATCAACATGATGCCGTCGTAGCTCTGGGCCCCGTAGAACACCGGCATCTTGCCGTACTTCTTCTTGAAGTCGGCCACGTACCTCTGGTTCGCCTCGTTCTTGAGATCCGGGCTCCAGTAGCGGGTCTCGAACTGGCCGAGCGCCGCCTCCTTCACCGCGGGGAGCGAGATCTCGTCCACCGTGTACACCGAGTAGAGCGGGATCTGACCGCGGAGGCCCGACTGCGCGTACTGCTTCAAGAACTGGATGCCCATGTCGCCAGGATAGAAGACGAAGACGATCTTGGGACTCTTGGCCCGGATCTGGCTGATCTCCGCCTGATAGTCCTGCTGGCCGAGC
Coding sequences:
- a CDS encoding ABC transporter substrate-binding protein, encoding MRTTIRALLVGPLVGLVVVGQALAAETVKIGFITSLSGPAGIIGEHMKNSVELALDHLGRKVGGLDAEMIYGDDQRKPDVGKQLADEMLKKHKVHFVSGIIWSNVMLAVAPTVTQAGTFMIGTNAGPHELAGKMCSEFFFTTSWQNDQTPEAMGKYMSDQGLTDVYAMAPNYAAGKDMISGFKRYFKGRVVDEVYTKLGQQDYQAEISQIRAKSPKIVFVFYPGDMGIQFLKQYAQSGLRGQIPLYSVYTVDEISLPAVKEAALGQFETRYWSPDLKNEANQRYVADFKKKYGKMPVFYGAQSYDGIMLIDSAVRAVKGDLANKKGMIAAMRKADYKSTRGKYAYNVNHFPIQNFYLLRAVQAPDGEIVMQTQKAVFENHKDAYHQECGMKW